From a single Lates calcarifer isolate ASB-BC8 linkage group LG12, TLL_Latcal_v3, whole genome shotgun sequence genomic region:
- the LOC108886435 gene encoding LOW QUALITY PROTEIN: melanocyte protein PMEL-like (The sequence of the model RefSeq protein was modified relative to this genomic sequence to represent the inferred CDS: deleted 1 base in 1 codon), whose product MRTLALVLLVLAFTSASAIKPRSQFTQYRSWNSRMYPVWRDGDPRFRNCWSGGEVTFDLKNDAPTLTGARATFNINLNFPPNQTVLPDGQVVWARNCTVDGQEYQEGQAVYPDQGTEQMGLFPDGTPFTRSQNKKPRYVFVWKTWGRYWQVADGPSSSLTIGTDNVPLGSYSMEVVIYHCRGRNRFIPLGYASSVFTITDQVPFTISLAQVNDVNQDDQNFIQNRAIAFSVNLHDPSQYLNSADISFSWDFGDSTGTLISRERTVTHTYLAVGTFKPQVVLMASIPNGCGNPTAVVPIDASAAPAVVVMPSTSAAVPAVPAEGGDAIALDVPASVQPDDAATNAEDGEAVVNTGTDVVEVASVAPAGVDAAVVPEEQDPANAAAEGDAAAEETDAAAGEVVPAAEEAVDADIAAAADETAVVADAAAEDVPVIDAAAASVAPVAEGEEAVEQEVDGDAAAADAAAATDADAAADAAADAAADAATIDVAAEAAAADPAEADAAAADAAIDAAADAAAADAATVDAAAAADAAAADAADDAADDAAAVAAADAAAADAAAEVVQAETEAPAENVVAPAATEATAVEEAALVEAAADTEAEVLETENEVAATAAAAEQPAGEEEAAPAEGEVQVEVETDPAQVALVVAKRQAPELTADCMVYRYGSLATSLDVVQGIESVEIVQVSNVVSMATELDQNAVDVTISCQGSLPSEVCTVISDADCITPVETVCNAASPSPDCQMILRQFFNDSGVFCINVSLTNDVSLAVASARVSVTVASGGSPAGTAATVLGVMVLACVVCCIGLMYRRFKQYQPLREDHGVSNGGSSGVTSVPLLLWNLLSRQSTGESRPLLQGRIV is encoded by the exons ATGAGGACTCTGGCACTGGTGCTGCTGGTTTTGGCTTTTACATCTGCCAGTGCAATAA AGCCTAGAAGTCAGTTCACACAGTACCGCTCATGGAACTCGCGGATGTATCCTGTGTGGAGGGATGGAGACCCGAGGTTCAGAAACTGTTGGTCTG GTGGTGAAGTAACCTTTGACCTTAAAAATGATGCCCCTACTCTGACTGGAGCAAGAGCAACcttcaatattaatctaaaTTTCCCGCCAAATCAGACAGTGCTCCCTGACGGGCAGGTGGTCTGGGCGCGTAACTGCACCGTCGACG GACAAGAGTATCAGGAGGGTCAGGCTGTGTATCCTGACCAGGGCACTGAGCAGATGGGGCTTTTCCCAGACGGCACACCGTTCACCAGGAGCCAGAACAAGAAACCTcgctatgtgtttgtgtggaagaCATGGG GGCGTTACTGGCAGGTGGCAGATGGAccatcctcctccctcaccaTTGGTACAGATAATGTCCCCCTGGGTTCCTACAGCATGGAGGTTGTCATCTATCACTGTCGCGGCAGAAACAGGTTCATCCCACTTGGCTATGCCTCCTCAGTCTTCACCATCACAG ACCAGGTTCCATTCACCATATCACTTGCCCAAGTCAACGATGTAAACCAGGATGACCAGAACTTCATCCAGAACCGAGCCATTGCTTTTAGTGTCAACCTGCATGATCCCAGCCAGTATCTTAACAGCGCTGACATCAGCTTCAGCTGGGATTTTGGTGACAGCACTGGGACTCTGATCTCCAGAGAgcgcactgtcacacacacataccttgCTGTCGGGACCTTCAAACCTCAGGTAGTCCTGATGGCAAGCATCCCCAATGGCTGTGGAAACCCCACTGCAG TGGTTCCTATTGATGCCTCTGCTGCTCCAGCAGTAGTTGTGATGCCCTCCACCTCTGCAGCTGTCCCAGCAGTACCAGCTGAGGGAGGAGATGCCATTGCTTTGGATGTTCCTGCTTCTGTGCAGCCAGATGACGCAGCCACAAATGCAGAGGATGGAGAAGCAGTCGTCAATACAGGCACAGATGTGGTAGAGGTTGCCTCAGTAGCACCTGCAGGAGTTGATGCAGCTGTTGTTCCAGAAGAACAAGATCCTGCCAACGCCGCTGCTGAAGgagatgctgctgcagaggagacagatgctgcagcaggagaagTGGTGCCTGCAGCTGAAGAGGCAGTAGATGCTGAtatagctgctgctgcagatgaaacCGCAGTGGTGGCAGATGCAGCTGCAGAAGATGTGCCTGTgattgatgctgctgctgcttcagttgCCCCTgttgcagagggagaggaagctGTAGAGCAAGAAGTTGATGGTGATGCTGCcgctgcagatgctgctgctgccactgatgcagatgctgctgcagatgctgctgctgatgctgctgctgatgctgccaCTATTGATGTAGCcgctgaggctgctgctgctgatcctGCTGaagctgatgctgctgcagcagatgctgccattgatgctgctgcagatgctgctgccGCTGACGCTGCCACTGTTGATGCAGCCgctgctgcagatgctgctgctgcagatgctgctgatgatgctgctgatgatgctgctgcagttgctgctgcagatgctgctgctgcagatgctgctgctgaggttGTCCAAGCTGAAACAGAGGCCCCTGCTGAAAACGTTGTTGCTCCCGCTGCCACTGAGGCCACAGCTGTAGAGGAGGCAGCACTGgttgaagctgcagctgatacTGAGGCTGAAGTACTGGAAACTGAGAATGAAGTTGCAGctactgcagctgctgcag AACAACCagcaggtgaggaggaggctgctcCAGCTGAAGGTGAAGTTCAAGTTGAAGTGGAAACAGATCCAGCACAAGTTGCCCTCGTTGTGGCTAAAAGACAAGCACCAGAGCTGACAGCTGACTGCATGGTCTACCGTTACGGCTCCCTCGCCACCTCTTTAGATGTCGTCC AGGGTATTGAAAGTGTAGAGATTGTTCAGGTGTCCAACGTTGTGTCAATGGCGACTGAGTTGGATCAAAATGCTGTGGATGTCACCATTTCCTGTCAGGGAAG TCTACCAAGTGAGGTCTGCACAGTCATCTCAGATGCTGACTGTATCACACCCGTAGAAACCGTCTGTAATGCAGCCTCACCCTCTCCAGACTGTCAGATGATCCTTCGTCAGTTCTTCAATGACTCTGGAGTATTTTGCATCAATGTCTCTCTGACTAATGATGTCAGTCTTGCTGTGGCGAGTGCTAGAGTCAGTGTAACAGTAG CCTCAGGTGGTTCCCCAGCTGGAACTGCTGCTACAGTCCTGGGTGTCATGGTTCTCGCCTGTGTCGTCTGTTGTATTGGCCTGATGTACAG GCGGTTCAAGCAGTACCAGCCACTGAGAGAAGACCACGGTGTCAGTAATGGAGGCAGCTCGGGAGTGACATCAGTGCCTTTGTTGTTGTGGAACTTGCTGAGCCGACAGTCCACC GGAGAAAGTCGTCCACTTCTTCAGGGGAGGATTGTGTGA